One Campylobacter sp. RM16192 genomic region harbors:
- a CDS encoding LLM class flavin-dependent oxidoreductase, protein MGLDEAWFAEHHFNDFSLCPSPSLLLANAIAQTTKIRLGMAGFLAPFYDTIRLSEEVATLDILSEGRINLGLAKGAFAPDSKHFKTITENLRPKLIECAEAVNLLLNSKGPASFNGDFINFSEVDIEPKPLQNKIPTYIATFASKETIYFAANRGWGLMLSQGIDLDECQSVVNRYKEIAGFDPEVVLLRTFYTADTDEEANKRAIPAIDHFVKSMRAASSFNKSPNFDRSKYEDVIKERDYFFDGEKFFKNGIIGDPQTCIKKSLEIKK, encoded by the coding sequence ATAGGTCTAGATGAGGCTTGGTTCGCAGAGCATCATTTTAATGACTTTAGTCTATGCCCTTCACCATCACTACTGCTTGCTAACGCTATTGCTCAGACAACTAAAATTCGCCTGGGCATGGCTGGTTTCTTGGCACCATTTTATGATACCATAAGGCTTAGCGAGGAGGTGGCAACTCTAGATATTTTAAGCGAGGGTCGGATAAATTTAGGTCTTGCCAAAGGAGCTTTTGCACCTGATTCTAAGCATTTTAAAACAATCACTGAAAATCTAAGACCAAAACTAATAGAGTGTGCCGAGGCTGTAAATTTGCTTTTAAATTCAAAGGGTCCGGCTAGCTTTAACGGTGATTTCATAAATTTTTCGGAGGTGGATATAGAGCCAAAACCATTACAAAATAAAATTCCAACCTATATAGCTACTTTTGCCTCAAAAGAAACAATTTATTTTGCAGCTAATAGAGGATGGGGACTAATGCTATCTCAAGGAATAGATCTTGATGAGTGTCAAAGCGTAGTGAATAGATATAAAGAGATTGCAGGATTTGATCCTGAGGTTGTGTTACTTAGGACATTTTATACAGCTGACACCGACGAGGAAGCTAATAAAAGAGCGATTCCTGCGATAGATCATTTTGTAAAATCTATGCGTGCAGCATCTTCTTTTAATAAATCCCCTAATTTCGACAGATCAAAATACGAAGATGTTATCAAGGAGAGAGATTACTTCTTTGACGGAGAAAAATTCTTTAAAAATGGGATAATAGGAGATCCGCAAACCTGCATAAAAAAATCTCTTGAGATTAAAAAATAA
- a CDS encoding carbon-nitrogen hydrolase family protein, with the protein MTISNEGLNLLPVSLQTKNIKERIEELLNFIKDAPDNSVISSSELCISGYDVKELDKNFNENLIKDLQKALGKNKFLTFTYLANEDKISGDLNQKLYNQFTFLSQDEIIYTQPKCKLFKPNLEDKKFDKGNERTIESFNFQGIKFGALICFELRFSELWAKLKGCEIIFVPAMWGKERKDAYISLCKALAIANNCFVVASSSLDLKFAGVFMPNGKLKSKAKFDRNLIVKIKENLGIL; encoded by the coding sequence TTGACGATTTCTAACGAAGGCTTAAATTTACTTCCGGTATCTCTACAAACAAAAAATATCAAGGAGCGCATAGAAGAACTGCTAAATTTTATAAAAGACGCTCCTGATAACTCGGTAATATCATCAAGTGAACTTTGTATAAGTGGCTATGATGTTAAAGAACTTGATAAAAATTTTAATGAAAATTTGATCAAAGATTTGCAAAAAGCACTTGGGAAAAATAAATTTCTTACTTTTACATATCTAGCCAACGAAGACAAAATTTCAGGCGATTTAAATCAAAAACTATACAATCAATTTACTTTTTTAAGCCAAGATGAAATTATTTATACTCAGCCTAAGTGCAAGCTTTTTAAACCAAATTTAGAGGATAAAAAATTTGACAAAGGAAATGAAAGGACTATAGAGTCTTTTAATTTTCAGGGCATAAAATTTGGCGCATTAATATGCTTTGAACTTAGATTTAGCGAATTATGGGCTAAGCTAAAAGGGTGCGAGATAATATTCGTGCCAGCAATGTGGGGCAAAGAGCGCAAAGATGCTTACATAAGCCTTTGCAAAGCACTTGCTATTGCAAATAACTGCTTTGTGGTAGCCTCAAGCTCGCTTGATCTTAAATTTGCTGGCGTTTTTATGCCAAATGGAAAATTAAAAAGCAAAGCAAAATTTGATAGAAATTTAATCGTAAAAATAAAAGAAAATTTAGGAATTTTATAG
- the recJ gene encoding single-stranded-DNA-specific exonuclease RecJ, whose amino-acid sequence MLSKSDIRELLNQRFSKDLHKRLSEIPMPCMLKDIYKGANRIKEAIENREKIVIVGDYDVDGVVSSVIMAEFFDDLGVSDYFVRIPNRFSDGYGLNGQIVEELKDVNLIITVDNGISANEAAEICKKRGIDLIITDHHMPPEVLPEAYAIINPKQKDCTFPNIEICGAQVAWYMVGALKDVLKIEYDMAKFLDLLAIAIIADMMELRDMNRMLVRLGVNKLNSSDRAAFTAIKQFYGKEKFECDDISFLIAPLINASGRMDDAINSFNFLHTKNIDKANDYLDMIVEFNNSRKEEERTLYESSLKDVSHEDRIIVTWGKDWHEGVIGIVASRLAKHFKRPAIVFSIDENRAKGSARSVGKLDILSLIAQHENLLDGYGGHKGAAGIVIDPNNLEAFKMAINQTCFLMDIHEFINSDELLGEIDANEIDFELLEILEYFEPYGQKNPRPLFRLNGVLVKNHKLIGREQNHLKLILQKDNKCLEALFFNFTRHPHIGDNIDIVVSISKNSFRGLVTPQLLVKEIV is encoded by the coding sequence ATGTTGAGTAAGAGTGATATTAGGGAATTACTGAATCAAAGATTTAGCAAGGATTTGCACAAAAGGCTTTCAGAAATTCCCATGCCCTGCATGCTTAAAGATATTTACAAGGGCGCAAATCGCATAAAAGAGGCGATTGAAAATAGAGAGAAAATTGTCATAGTGGGTGACTATGATGTGGATGGTGTAGTTTCTAGTGTAATAATGGCCGAGTTTTTCGATGATTTAGGAGTAAGCGATTATTTTGTGCGTATTCCAAATCGATTTAGCGACGGATATGGATTAAACGGTCAAATTGTCGAAGAACTAAAAGACGTAAATCTTATTATTACAGTAGATAACGGAATATCGGCAAATGAAGCTGCTGAAATTTGTAAAAAACGTGGAATCGATCTTATTATAACAGATCATCATATGCCGCCTGAGGTTTTACCTGAGGCTTATGCGATAATTAATCCAAAGCAGAAGGATTGCACCTTCCCTAATATAGAAATTTGCGGTGCGCAAGTGGCTTGGTATATGGTAGGTGCGCTAAAAGATGTGTTAAAAATAGAGTATGATATGGCCAAATTTTTAGATCTTTTAGCTATCGCGATAATTGCTGATATGATGGAGCTTAGGGATATGAACCGTATGCTTGTGCGTCTTGGAGTTAATAAATTAAATAGCTCTGATCGTGCCGCATTTACCGCTATTAAGCAATTTTACGGGAAAGAGAAATTTGAGTGCGATGATATAAGTTTTTTAATAGCTCCGCTTATAAATGCATCAGGTAGAATGGATGATGCGATAAATTCTTTTAATTTTTTGCATACAAAAAACATAGATAAGGCAAATGATTATCTTGACATGATAGTTGAATTTAATAATTCTAGAAAAGAGGAGGAGCGCACACTCTATGAGAGTTCTCTAAAGGATGTTAGCCATGAGGACCGCATCATAGTAACATGGGGTAAGGATTGGCATGAGGGTGTTATAGGTATCGTCGCAAGTCGTCTTGCTAAGCACTTTAAAAGACCTGCTATAGTATTTAGCATAGATGAAAATCGTGCAAAGGGTAGTGCAAGAAGTGTCGGAAAGCTCGATATTTTATCTTTAATAGCTCAGCACGAGAACTTGCTTGACGGATATGGCGGTCACAAAGGTGCAGCAGGTATCGTTATAGATCCAAATAATCTAGAAGCTTTTAAAATGGCTATAAATCAAACTTGTTTTTTGATGGATATACATGAATTTATAAATTCTGATGAACTTTTAGGTGAGATAGATGCAAACGAGATTGATTTCGAGTTGCTTGAAATTTTAGAGTATTTTGAGCCTTACGGACAAAAAAATCCTCGTCCTTTATTTAGACTAAATGGAGTTTTAGTAAAAAATCATAAGCTAATAGGTAGAGAGCAAAATCACCTTAAGCTTATATTGCAAAAAGATAACAAATGTCTTGAGGCATTGTTTTTTAACTTTACCAGACACCCCCATATAGGTGATAATATCGATATAGTGGTATCCATATCCAAAAATTCTTTTAGAGGGCTTGTGACACCTCAGCTTTTAGTAAAAGAGATTGTTTAG
- a CDS encoding ribonucleotide-diphosphate reductase subunit beta → MNRKRIYNPNSNETLTDRRVFNGNPHGILNFTKAKYQWALKLWDLMEANTWFPKEVDTTDDVRDYAHNLTQAEKRMYDLVWSQLISMDSFQTNNLADNINPYITAPEINACLARQAYEEANHSKSYAVMVEAICDNTDLIYEMEKYDDVLREKNDYISSVYEELAGEVTDEKLLLAMVANQILEGIYFYSGFTAIYALARAGKMLGSAQMIRFIQRDEITHLLLFQNMINSVRKERPDLFTAEIETKIYEMFKKAGELEIKWGKYITQNQIMGFTDDIIEEYIHYLIDQRLVAIGLNRIYNAKHPIKWVDDFAQFNDQKANFFESKVTNYSKGSLSFDDF, encoded by the coding sequence ATGAATAGAAAAAGAATTTATAATCCAAATTCCAATGAAACATTGACAGATAGACGCGTATTTAACGGAAATCCGCACGGTATTTTAAACTTTACAAAGGCAAAATACCAATGGGCGCTTAAGCTTTGGGATCTGATGGAAGCGAACACATGGTTTCCAAAAGAAGTCGATACGACAGACGATGTACGCGACTATGCACACAATCTAACGCAGGCTGAAAAGAGAATGTATGATCTAGTATGGAGTCAGCTCATCTCTATGGACAGCTTTCAGACAAATAACTTAGCCGATAATATAAACCCGTATATAACAGCACCTGAAATTAACGCTTGCTTAGCTCGCCAAGCTTACGAGGAGGCGAATCACTCTAAAAGTTATGCGGTTATGGTAGAGGCAATTTGCGATAACACGGATCTCATCTACGAAATGGAAAAATATGACGACGTTTTACGCGAGAAAAACGACTATATCTCAAGCGTTTATGAAGAGCTTGCAGGAGAAGTTACAGATGAAAAACTTCTACTTGCAATGGTGGCAAATCAAATTTTAGAGGGAATTTATTTTTATAGCGGATTTACGGCAATCTATGCTCTAGCAAGAGCGGGTAAGATGCTAGGCTCTGCTCAGATGATACGCTTCATTCAAAGAGATGAGATAACTCACCTTTTACTATTTCAAAATATGATAAATTCTGTTAGAAAAGAGAGGCCCGATCTATTTACTGCTGAAATAGAAACTAAAATTTATGAAATGTTCAAAAAGGCCGGCGAGCTTGAGATAAAATGGGGAAAATACATCACTCAAAATCAGATCATGGGCTTTACAGACGATATCATTGAAGAATATATCCACTATCTTATAGACCAGCGCCTTGTGGCTATAGGTCTAAATAGAATATACAATGCCAAACACCCTATAAAATGGGTCGATGACTTTGCTCAATTTAATGATCAAAAGGCGAATTTCTTCGAAAGTAAAGTCACAAACTACTCAAAAGGAAGCTTAAGCTTTGACGATTTCTAA
- a CDS encoding flagellar hook protein FlgE: MIRGFYNGVSGVKTHSFGMDVWATNISNINNVGFTASIPEFKSIFYQSVANAGNNPTTDQVGLGSTGATTALSFYKQGSMMPTDNKLDMAIQGEGFFGVLDSNGETYYTRAGSFGVDKEGYLVDNEGRYVMGTQNTLSKATPSKNALQIFGKTNSVTPYLDAYTLSELGDLDLGDVSSQGRIKLPDFLYLPAKATTSVSYKGNLNSESIKEQVEVAIDEKSYTSNLDEANKRINLSGQITPNETIFEPKEGNMVRVNLTDANGVKTTLISAIDKDGNWKIDELLPSTFDLTKPLNISATLTTIQEKANKEKFVTELYAENGDKNILTIDFTKRLPVTGNSTIWDAVATVTAPDKSVISSSKGKLTFGDKGTLIENTLGEIQNGQTPLKIDFGSQTPAGYLGFTSTPNPKTISVTKDGTMEGIIKEYYTNSSGNILANFNNGKAFSVAKLALYHFQNDQGLTKLGDNVYAKSANSGDAIFYKDAEGKTTYGSKIASNMLEMSNVNLGQALTEIIAIQKAYDANAKSITTSDELIKTAINLKR, encoded by the coding sequence ATGATAAGAGGTTTTTATAACGGGGTAAGCGGAGTTAAAACTCATAGCTTTGGCATGGACGTATGGGCAACCAATATCTCTAATATAAATAACGTAGGTTTTACTGCTTCTATTCCGGAGTTTAAAAGCATATTTTATCAAAGTGTCGCCAATGCAGGAAATAATCCAACAACAGATCAGGTGGGACTTGGTTCTACAGGCGCTACGACGGCTCTTAGCTTTTACAAACAAGGCTCAATGATGCCTACGGATAATAAACTTGATATGGCTATACAAGGTGAAGGATTTTTCGGGGTTTTGGATAGCAATGGAGAGACATACTACACAAGAGCCGGTTCGTTCGGCGTAGACAAAGAGGGATATTTGGTAGATAACGAGGGAAGATATGTAATGGGTACTCAAAATACCCTCTCAAAAGCCACTCCAAGCAAAAACGCTCTACAAATTTTCGGTAAGACAAATTCAGTAACACCATATCTTGACGCCTACACCTTAAGTGAACTTGGAGATCTTGATTTAGGAGATGTAAGCTCTCAAGGCAGGATAAAGCTTCCTGACTTCTTATACCTGCCAGCTAAAGCCACTACAAGCGTATCCTATAAAGGAAATCTGAATTCAGAAAGTATAAAAGAGCAAGTAGAGGTCGCAATAGATGAAAAAAGCTATACAAGCAATTTAGATGAAGCTAATAAAAGAATAAATTTAAGCGGACAAATAACTCCAAATGAAACCATATTTGAACCAAAAGAAGGAAATATGGTAAGAGTAAATTTAACTGATGCAAACGGAGTTAAAACAACGCTAATAAGCGCGATTGACAAAGACGGAAACTGGAAGATAGATGAGCTTTTGCCATCAACTTTTGATCTAACTAAACCACTTAACATATCGGCCACTCTTACTACAATACAAGAAAAGGCAAATAAAGAGAAATTTGTAACAGAACTATATGCTGAAAATGGAGATAAAAATATCCTTACGATAGATTTTACAAAACGACTTCCAGTAACCGGGAATTCAACTATATGGGATGCAGTAGCTACAGTAACAGCGCCTGATAAGAGTGTGATTTCAAGCTCTAAAGGCAAATTAACCTTTGGCGACAAAGGAACTTTAATAGAAAATACACTGGGTGAAATACAAAATGGACAAACACCTCTAAAAATAGACTTTGGCTCACAAACTCCTGCGGGATATTTAGGATTCACAAGCACTCCAAACCCAAAAACCATATCAGTAACAAAAGATGGCACAATGGAGGGAATTATAAAAGAGTATTACACAAATAGCAGTGGAAATATTCTAGCAAACTTTAACAATGGTAAAGCATTTTCAGTAGCCAAACTAGCCTTATATCACTTCCAAAACGATCAAGGGCTTACTAAACTAGGAGATAATGTCTATGCAAAAAGCGCGAACTCTGGAGATGCTATATTTTATAAAGATGCTGAAGGAAAGACAACTTACGGCTCAAAAATAGCAAGCAACATGCTTGAAATGTCAAATGTCAATCTAGGTCAAGCCCTAACAGAGATAATAGCCATACAAAAAGCCTATGATGCAAACGCAAAAAGCATAACCACAAGCGATGAGTTAATAAAAACTGCGATAAATTTAAAACGATAA
- a CDS encoding protein-L-isoaspartate(D-aspartate) O-methyltransferase, which produces MTPLEKSKCTNMADEIADNVNLSPKLYKAICETPREIFAPVRTHAYRLDAQPISGNQWISSPLTVAKMTLALEVENADNVLEVGCGSGYQAAILAHLAHRVFSVERIEKLALEAKARFEKIKIRNIHVRYDDGNNGWKSYAPYDRIMLSAATDEVPQNLFNQLKNGGILVAPVKKNGKQYIVKFQKDTNGNIKESVFDECLFVPLLSGRE; this is translated from the coding sequence ATGACACCTTTAGAAAAATCAAAATGTACTAATATGGCAGACGAAATTGCCGATAATGTCAATCTTTCTCCAAAACTATACAAGGCTATTTGCGAAACTCCGCGCGAGATATTTGCTCCTGTTAGAACGCACGCATACAGGCTGGATGCACAACCAATAAGCGGTAATCAATGGATAAGCTCTCCGCTTACGGTAGCTAAAATGACTCTAGCGCTTGAAGTAGAAAATGCCGATAATGTACTAGAGGTAGGTTGTGGAAGCGGATATCAAGCAGCCATATTGGCCCATCTAGCCCATAGAGTTTTTAGCGTAGAGCGCATAGAAAAGCTTGCACTGGAGGCAAAGGCACGCTTTGAAAAGATTAAAATTCGCAATATCCATGTCAGATATGATGACGGAAATAACGGCTGGAAGAGTTACGCGCCATATGATAGGATAATGCTCTCGGCAGCAACCGACGAGGTGCCACAAAATTTATTTAATCAGCTAAAAAATGGTGGTATTTTGGTAGCGCCGGTAAAGAAAAACGGCAAACAGTATATAGTAAAATTTCAAAAAGATACAAACGGAAATATCAAAGAGAGCGTATTTGACGAGTGTCTATTTGTTCCGCTTTTAAGCGGTAGGGAGTAA
- a CDS encoding flagellar basal body rod modification protein, translating into MAINTNNKIPTNEFTVDKLKAKKEAEALAKADGTNPGAQLDKDAFMKLLLTELQYQDPTSPMDSEKMLTQTSQLATLETQENTNQMMKKLAEQLKASTSMYAVSALGKMATLGESSIIKEDGMSTITSMAFLEADGKTGTIKIKNTDGQIIRKIEFGNAKAGIMEFEWDGKDQSGNEVKAGVYGVEISYQDKNGKEHNSSIGKYPVEGIKFVNGEAQIKVGGLYVAMDKIREFTEPTKKEG; encoded by the coding sequence ATGGCTATAAACACAAATAATAAGATACCTACAAACGAATTTACCGTTGATAAACTAAAGGCGAAAAAAGAGGCTGAGGCTCTAGCCAAAGCTGATGGCACAAATCCTGGAGCACAGCTTGATAAGGATGCTTTTATGAAACTTTTATTAACCGAACTTCAATACCAAGACCCTACAAGTCCAATGGATAGTGAAAAGATGCTAACTCAAACATCGCAACTTGCCACTCTTGAAACACAAGAGAATACAAACCAGATGATGAAAAAGCTAGCCGAGCAGCTAAAGGCTAGCACCAGTATGTATGCGGTTTCAGCTCTTGGCAAGATGGCTACTTTAGGAGAAAGCTCTATCATCAAAGAAGATGGCATGTCTACTATAACTTCAATGGCTTTTTTAGAAGCAGACGGAAAAACAGGAACTATAAAAATAAAAAACACAGACGGACAAATCATCAGAAAGATAGAATTTGGCAATGCCAAAGCTGGTATTATGGAGTTTGAATGGGACGGTAAGGATCAATCCGGCAACGAAGTAAAAGCCGGAGTTTATGGAGTGGAGATAAGTTATCAGGATAAAAATGGCAAAGAACACAATTCTAGCATAGGAAAGTATCCTGTAGAGGGAATAAAATTTGTGAACGGAGAGGCTCAGATAAAGGTCGGCGGCCTATATGTAGCAATGGATAAGATTAGAGAATTTACAGAGCCAACTAAAAAAGAGGGATAA